The Polyangium mundeleinium genome contains the following window.
CTCGCCCTCGGCTGCATGAGCATGGCCGCGGGCAGCCCGTACGGCGCGAGCGACGACGCGGAGAGCATCGCGACCATCCACGCGGCGCTCGATCGGGGCGTGAGCCTCCTCGACACCGGCGACTTCTACGGCATGGGCAAGAACGAGATGCTCGTCGGCCGGGCGATCAAGGACCGGCGCGACAAGGTCGTGCTCAGCGTGAAGTACGGCGGCCTGCGCGCGCCCGACGGCACCTTCCTCGGTTTCGATACCCGTCCGATGGCGACGAAGAGCTTCCTCGCCCACAGCCTGTCGCGCCTCGGCGTCGACTACATCGACGTCTACCGGCCCGCGCGCCTGGACCCGGCGGTCCCGATCGAGGACACGATCGGCGCCATCGCCGACATGGTGAAGGCAGGCCATGTCCGCCACATCGCCCTCTCCGAGGTGGGTGCGGAGACGATCCGCCGCGCCGCGAAGGTGCACCCGATCGTGGACCTCCAGATCGAGTACTCGCTCGTGAGCCGCGGCCCCGAGGCGACGATCTTCCCCGCGCTCGCCGAGCTCGGCATCGCGGTCACCGCGTACGGCGTGCTCTCGCGCGGCCTGCTGGCCGGGAGCAAGCCGGCCGGCGCGGGCGACATGCGGGCCCACATGCCGCGCTTCTCGGGCGAGAACGCCCGGAAGAACCAGGCTCTCGTCGACGCCCTCGTTCGCCTCGCCCAGAGGCGGGGCGTCACCCCCGCGCAGCTCGCGATCGCCTGGGTCCGCGCCAAGGGCGCCGCGCAGGGCGTCACGGTGATCCCGACGATGGGCGCGCGCACGCGGAAGCAGCTCGAGGATGCCCTCGCCGGCCTCGAGATCGCGCTGGCGCCCTCCGACATCGCCGAGCTCGAGGCCGCCGTCCCCGCGGAGGAGATCGCCGGCACCCGCTACCCCGCGCCCTTGATGGCGACGCTCGACAGCGAGAAGTAGGTCGTCGCTCGCGTCATGCCATCGCCCCGGCCTAGCCGGTCCGCTTCTTT
Protein-coding sequences here:
- a CDS encoding aldo/keto reductase, which codes for MTTTNSTKLGKTGPSVFPLALGCMSMAAGSPYGASDDAESIATIHAALDRGVSLLDTGDFYGMGKNEMLVGRAIKDRRDKVVLSVKYGGLRAPDGTFLGFDTRPMATKSFLAHSLSRLGVDYIDVYRPARLDPAVPIEDTIGAIADMVKAGHVRHIALSEVGAETIRRAAKVHPIVDLQIEYSLVSRGPEATIFPALAELGIAVTAYGVLSRGLLAGSKPAGAGDMRAHMPRFSGENARKNQALVDALVRLAQRRGVTPAQLAIAWVRAKGAAQGVTVIPTMGARTRKQLEDALAGLEIALAPSDIAELEAAVPAEEIAGTRYPAPLMATLDSEK